A portion of the Natronococcus sp. AD-5 genome contains these proteins:
- a CDS encoding HalOD1 output domain-containing protein, which yields MERGDELPLVIAERIAEREGATPVDLHPPLYESIDTDALESLLDSSDATISVSFTYRGYTVRVDGSGSVRISEPRADGSRTEVNA from the coding sequence ATGGAACGCGGAGACGAACTCCCACTGGTGATCGCGGAACGAATCGCGGAACGCGAAGGTGCGACCCCGGTCGATTTACATCCCCCGCTTTACGAGTCGATCGATACGGACGCCCTCGAGTCGCTTCTCGACTCGAGCGACGCGACGATTTCGGTATCGTTCACGTATCGAGGATACACGGTCCGCGTCGATGGATCGGGATCAGTTCGGATCTCGGAGCCGCGCGCTGACGGATCGCGGACGGAAGTGAACGCGTAA
- a CDS encoding ABC transporter ATP-binding protein: MTTYAIEARDVAVTYADGTEAVRGVDLLVERGEFFGFLGPNGAGKTTTIKTLVTLLRPTGGTVEVNGYDVVADPRRVRASIGYMAQETSVDPELTARENLRFACDAYGVPRAERSDRIAELLELVELTDVASKVADDFSGGMKKRLDAATALVHRPPLVFLDEPTTGLDPAARNRLWEYFRRINDEGTTVFLTTQYLDEADQLCDRLSVIQDGTVVAEGTPSGLKRRVGGDVLEVELADPERRERAVAIARDGGLFERGATVEPTTAGVAVTSRNARTRGTDLLVALRDAGIGVLGFDVRAPTLDDVFLAVTGDGGSNAERGEREGAGESRRGRSEAIGDGGDGAGTTPDENRVDTDGADSTGGEPR; encoded by the coding sequence GTGACAACGTACGCTATCGAGGCGCGAGACGTAGCGGTCACCTACGCCGACGGAACCGAGGCGGTTCGCGGCGTCGACCTCCTCGTCGAGCGCGGCGAGTTCTTCGGCTTTCTGGGACCGAACGGCGCGGGAAAGACGACGACGATCAAGACGCTCGTGACGCTGTTGCGACCGACCGGCGGAACGGTCGAGGTCAACGGGTACGACGTCGTCGCGGACCCGCGTCGCGTGCGCGCGTCTATCGGATACATGGCTCAGGAGACGAGCGTCGATCCCGAACTCACGGCTCGCGAGAACCTGCGGTTCGCGTGCGACGCGTACGGCGTCCCGCGAGCCGAGCGAAGCGACCGGATCGCCGAGTTGCTCGAGCTCGTCGAACTGACCGACGTCGCCTCGAAGGTCGCCGACGACTTCTCCGGCGGGATGAAAAAGCGCCTCGACGCCGCGACGGCGCTGGTCCACCGGCCGCCGCTGGTCTTCCTCGACGAGCCGACGACCGGACTCGACCCCGCTGCGCGCAACCGGCTCTGGGAGTACTTCCGCCGGATCAACGACGAGGGAACGACCGTCTTCCTGACGACGCAGTACCTCGACGAGGCCGATCAGCTCTGCGATCGCCTCTCGGTCATCCAGGACGGAACCGTCGTCGCGGAGGGCACCCCATCGGGGCTGAAACGCCGCGTCGGCGGCGACGTCCTCGAGGTCGAGCTGGCCGATCCGGAGCGGCGAGAGCGGGCCGTCGCCATCGCTCGCGACGGAGGGCTGTTCGAACGGGGTGCGACGGTCGAACCGACGACTGCGGGGGTTGCAGTGACGTCGCGAAACGCGCGCACGCGCGGAACGGATTTACTCGTCGCGCTACGGGATGCGGGAATCGGCGTCCTGGGATTCGACGTCCGAGCGCCGACGCTCGACGACGTGTTCCTCGCCGTAACCGGCGACGGCGGATCGAACGCAGAGCGCGGCGAGCGCGAGGGAGCGGGCGAGAGCCGACGCGGCCGCTCCGAAGCGATCGGCGACGGCGGCGACGGCGCGGGTACCACGCCCGACGAGAACCGCGTCGATACCGACGGCGCCGACTCGACGGGCGGTGAGCCGCGATGA
- a CDS encoding metal-dependent hydrolase, which translates to MWPWEHAIVGYLAYSLFRHAVYRESPKGLEAFAVVFASVLPDLIDKPLAWEYDVFGSGYALGHSILFAVPLSLAGGLLARRVGRPRAGIAFGVGYLLHLPSDVLDSYARNGVVQFGLMLWPIETSRASSHGQGFTAYFMQLFEGYRSDLLAGDLSTYLRIQLGLVLFAFVLWLYDGAPVLRECLLGTRRVLVDLRERVFEPSEDTSKR; encoded by the coding sequence ATGTGGCCCTGGGAGCACGCGATCGTCGGCTACCTCGCGTACTCGTTGTTCCGTCACGCCGTCTACCGGGAGTCGCCGAAGGGACTCGAGGCGTTCGCGGTCGTCTTCGCCTCGGTGCTCCCCGACCTCATCGACAAACCGCTCGCGTGGGAGTACGACGTCTTCGGGTCGGGGTACGCGCTCGGCCACTCGATCCTCTTCGCCGTGCCGCTCTCGCTCGCCGGCGGGCTCCTCGCGCGCCGTGTGGGCCGGCCTCGAGCCGGTATCGCCTTCGGAGTCGGCTATCTGCTTCACCTCCCGTCGGACGTCCTCGACTCGTACGCTCGAAACGGCGTCGTTCAGTTCGGGCTGATGCTCTGGCCGATCGAAACGTCCCGGGCCTCGAGCCACGGGCAGGGATTCACGGCATACTTTATGCAACTATTCGAGGGATACCGGAGCGACCTGCTCGCCGGTGACCTCTCGACGTACCTCCGGATCCAGCTCGGCCTGGTACTGTTCGCGTTCGTGTTGTGGCTCTACGACGGGGCGCCGGTCCTTCGCGAGTGTCTGCTCGGGACCAGACGCGTTCTCGTCGACCTTCGCGAGCGAGTGTTCGAGCCATCCGAGGATACCTCGAAGCGATAA
- a CDS encoding DUF7344 domain-containing protein, with protein sequence MPEPKRTDLDTVFELLSRPRCRYAMYYFLKNQHTNAEKLSRQITAWEEEISVQEVTKEKKRPVTMSLVHNHLPRLAEHDIIEFDHRSGDVAVANGFESVRDSVKRARALDDGPVADDEPVDSVLYSDPLTETSKSPSSSE encoded by the coding sequence ATGCCAGAACCGAAGCGCACCGATCTCGACACCGTTTTCGAACTTCTTTCTCGCCCGCGTTGTCGGTACGCCATGTACTATTTCCTGAAAAACCAACACACCAACGCCGAGAAACTTAGCCGACAGATAACCGCGTGGGAAGAGGAGATATCCGTGCAAGAAGTGACTAAAGAGAAGAAACGGCCAGTTACGATGTCGCTGGTCCACAATCACCTGCCGCGACTCGCCGAGCACGATATTATCGAATTCGACCACCGCAGCGGAGACGTCGCTGTCGCTAACGGATTCGAATCAGTTCGCGACTCGGTCAAACGAGCTCGAGCCCTCGACGATGGTCCCGTCGCCGACGACGAGCCGGTCGATTCGGTTCTTTACAGCGATCCGCTGACAGAGACGTCCAAAAGTCCGTCCTCGAGCGAATAG
- the coxB gene encoding cytochrome c oxidase subunit II: protein MNGRRSTFSALVVGTIAGLLALTGTVAAQSRNRNLIEGLNYQLLYVALPLSLFVLMILIYAAIKFHDNDDPQPTAEDPALEITWTAATAIILLFVGISGYSVLVSPYVSPPQPAEVAGGGGPADEEYASVDDLPETDDEELIVRGYQWGWEATYPNANVTTQDEIVIPVDENVTMWLTTEDVIHSLFISDFGAKQDAYPGEYTRLRTVAYETGQYDATCTEFCGAGHSRMSAEVTVVDRQTYDEWLEENEGELATAPDAP, encoded by the coding sequence ATGAACGGCCGCAGATCGACGTTCTCCGCTCTCGTCGTCGGAACGATCGCGGGACTGCTCGCGCTGACGGGAACGGTTGCAGCACAGTCGAGGAACCGCAACCTCATCGAGGGACTCAACTACCAGTTGCTCTACGTCGCGCTCCCGCTCTCGCTGTTCGTCCTGATGATCCTCATATACGCGGCCATCAAGTTTCACGACAACGACGATCCGCAGCCGACCGCCGAAGACCCCGCGCTCGAGATCACCTGGACCGCAGCGACCGCGATCATCCTCCTGTTCGTCGGCATCTCCGGGTACAGCGTGCTCGTCAGCCCGTACGTCTCACCACCGCAACCGGCCGAGGTCGCCGGCGGCGGAGGCCCCGCCGACGAGGAGTACGCGTCGGTCGACGACCTTCCCGAGACCGACGACGAAGAGTTGATCGTCCGGGGTTACCAGTGGGGCTGGGAGGCCACCTATCCGAACGCCAACGTCACGACGCAGGACGAGATCGTGATACCCGTCGACGAGAACGTCACGATGTGGTTGACCACCGAGGACGTCATTCACTCGCTTTTCATTTCCGATTTCGGCGCCAAACAAGACGCGTACCCCGGAGAGTACACGCGACTTCGGACCGTCGCTTACGAGACCGGCCAGTACGACGCGACGTGTACCGAGTTCTGCGGCGCCGGCCACTCGCGGATGAGTGCGGAGGTTACCGTCGTCGACCGACAGACCTACGACGAGTGGCTCGAGGAAAACGAAGGAGAACTGGCGACGGCACCGGACGCCCCCTGA